The window TTATTTAAAACCACCTTATCTCATCGTTCCCAATATAAACAGTAAAAGTGCGGACGCTGAAGATTTTGTTAACgcggcaatttttaaaaagaaaaggcaGTCTGAATTCGGTCGCGACATAAAAGGCTGTATTTcgcatatttttaatgaataaatcgAGGTTTTTAGAACAATTTGTGTGTTATTTGTGTTGAAATTATCTACAACAAATCGTAAAAGctaacatcagaagtgggatagcTCCTAGTGAAGCCGATCACAGGAGAAAAGGAcctaaaaagtgatttttttttgtgcgtGTTTAAAAATGGCTGACGAGGAACAACGCGAAAGTTGTGAGAGTGACCGTGCGGGTACGAGTAGCTCAGCCATTATCGGTGGTAGTGATAGTGCATCAATAAACAATCAGATGATGTTGATGTTTAAAATGCAGCAAGAAAGTAACAGTAATTTTCAAAGTCAAATCATGCAAATATTATCCACCATGGCCAACGCCCAAGCTACGCAAGCTGAAGCGGCGCTACAGTCGTCTGTGGAACAAGCGCATGTGCAATCTGTTGCTGTGGTTGGTCCCGGTCCCAAAGTTATGGCAGCAGCGGCATCATCGCAAATTTGCTTAACTATTTTTGATCCTGATGACACGCCGTTCACAATGGTCGAGTGGATGGATGACGTAAGCAGAATTCAAGCCGAGTTGCGAATTTCTGATACGGTAACTGTTTTGAAAGCTGGTCACGCTCTTCGAGGTCGTGCAGCTCGATTTTATCGTCATTGGAAGCCAATTGTTAGAGATTGGGCATCTTTTAGGCGAGATTTTGAGGTAGCATTTCCAGAAAAAGGCACGCCAGCTACTCAATTACGTGCCTGTCTAGCAATTATGAGCAACAATTTTGACTCGCTAGTTGAGTATGGAAATGCTAAGTTGTTAGCTATTAGACGGTTTTATGCTGATTTTCCTTGGAGGATAGTGCTGAGTTTAGTAGAGCATGATATTCAAAGTGCTGAGGTGAAAAATCGAATTTGCTTGCAGAGTCCCGAGTGCGATGCGGATCTGTTAAAGTTGTTAGCTGTCTGCGATGCTGCAAAACTAAGCGAAGTAAATCGAGTGAGAGAGTCACGAAAACGGCCAAACAATTCTCGTGAAGATCACCCCGCTTTTCACGGAAAGTGTCGACAATGTCATCGATTTGGACATAAACAGATAGACTGTAAACAAGGTATAGTGTCCAACATGGAAAAGCCTCTTCCTGGCCCTTCTGGAGCAAATATAAACTATCCATCAAGAGATCAGACAAAAACTGTAATGTTAAACACATGTACATATTGCCAAAAGAAAGGACACTCAGAAGACACTTGTTACAAGAAAAATGGGTTTCCAAAACGAGTAATGCTGTCACAAAATACTCGGTTTGTGCAGTCTCCACCTTTAGCTACACTTACAAATGACAGCACTATAACTTCGATTTCCTATTTGGTAGACACTGGGGCAGACGTATCAATTTTGCATGAAAAAGTGGCAaagaaactaaatttaaaaattcaaccaaGTAATCAATGTTTGGCTGGTATCGGAAAGTCTATTATGAAGGCTATCGGTCGCAGCACTGCCATAATGTTTACACCAACGATGACGTTAGAAATGGACTTTCTTGTTGTCCCAGATGGATCTATCCCTGGGGGTGACGTTGACGCTTTAATTGGTTTGGATGTTCTTAAACGGCCAGGTGTTAAAGTGGAGGTAAATGAAAATAGTGTAGATATTGTGTATGATCCTCTTAGCATGTCCAGGATTTGTACTGTACGCACATTTGATGAAAGTAGATTAGATTTGTCAGAATTGGACGAGCCATtatctaatgctataaaaacaTTACTTCAACAAGCCATAAATCAAACGCCGCCCGCCGTAACCActggaaaattaataataacattaCGTGACCCACAGCCGGTTGCTTATAAGCCGCGGCATCTATCGTACGGAGAGAGGTTGCAAGTCAAGCAAATCATACAGGAACAACTTGATACTGGAATAATTCGTGTTAGTGAATCTGCTTACGCTAGCCCGATTGTACTGGTTAAAAAAAGGAATGGAGATACGAGACTATGTGTGGATTACAGAGAGGTAAATAAACAAGTAGTGCGGAATAATTACCCATTGCCTCGCATACAAGACCAAATAGATGCACTTAGTAAGGCCAAATATTTTTGCACTCTTGACATGAAGTCGGGTTTTTACCAAATTGAAGTTGAAGAAAAATCCAAACACATTACTGCTTTTGTGACCCCGGATGGATTGTATGAGTATAACCGCATGCCTTTTGGTTTTGTTACTTCGCCGCCTACTTATCAGAAAGCAATTGATAAGGCTCTAGGACTATTAAAAGATGATATCGCATTTGTTTACATTGACGATGTTTTATGCCCAGCGCGCACTACTGAGGAAGGTTTTAATAACTTACGACTGGTTGTTGACACCTTATCAAAATCGGGATTTGTGCTGAACTTggaaaaatgcagttttttttaaaaacgtctGTCGAATATCTAGGCGTTATCATTGAAGGCGGTACTGTAAAGCCAAGTAACCGAAAAGTTGATGCGCTTGCACAGACTATTGCTCCTGTCGATGTAAAGGGTGTTAGGCAGTTCTTAGGGTTGGCTGGATATTTCAGACGTTTTGTAAAAGGATTTGCCAGTTTAACTGCACCAATTTCCGCACTGTTGCGTAAAGGACAACCTTTTAAGTGGACAAGTGAGTGCGAAAATGTGCGTTTAGACTTAATAAAACGACTAACAGAATacccaattttaaatatttttaattctgacTTCTATACGGAATTACACACGGACGCGAGTTCCATAGGGTTAGGTGCTGTATTAATGCAAAAAGACTTGGATAATATTTTGCATCCGGTAGCCTATTACAGTAGACGCACTACTGATTGTGAATCGCGTTACCACTCCTATGACTTAGAGACTCTGGCTATTGTAGAAgcaacccagtattttcgtgcGTATTTGTATGGTATAAAGTTTACAATTTATACTGACTGTAATTCTGTGCGCGCTACggctttaaaaaaagaattacacCCTCGTGTGGCCAGGTGGTGGATCAAGTTACAAGACTTTAATTTTGAAATCGAATATCGGCAAGGCTGTAGAATGGCTCATGTGGACTATCTTAGCCGAAATGCGGTTTCGATAAATAGAGTTTCAGTGGCGCGCAGTACGGTTCCAAATAAGGCAAATAAAACAATCGGGGATTATCAAAAAGAAGACGCATTTTGTCAGGCTATAGTAGACAAAACGCAAAGTTTGTCGGGCTACTCAGTGAAGGACGGTTTGGTATTTTTATGCAGTCCGAGTGATGGAATTAATCGGTGTTTCGTTCCAATCGCGGCGCGACTGGATATAATGCGCTTATACCATGATGAATCATCTCATATAGGTGCTGACAAAATGTTGTTAAAGTTACTGGAAGTTTTGGCATGGCCGCGTATGGGCAGAACAGTGCGGAAATACCTGGCCAACTGTAGATCTTGTGTTTTGGGAAAATCCTCGAGTGGTAAAAAAAGTGGCATGTCTCAGCAAAAATCCAAGCCGTCGACCAAAATGGATACATGGCATATCGACCATGCTGGGCCATTAGTAAAATCAAATCGGTGCACCCAGATATTAGTGATAATAGATGCGTTCACGAAATTTGTCCGTTTTTGTCCGATAAAGCAGAAAACAACAGAATGTAGCATCAAAGCCCTAAGTGAAGTGTTTTATGAGTTAGGAGCACCAAAACGTATAATAGCAGATCGAGGTACTGCTTTTCTGTCTGGCaaatttaaagactttttaGAAGAATGGGCAGTGGAGTTACATTTAATTGCAACAGGAGTTCCACGTGGAAATGGGCAAGTAGAGCGTGTAATGCGCACGCTATTTAACGCTATGCGTGCcgttttaaatgaaaaagatgAGAAGAAATGGAGTAAAATCTTGCCTGATATTGAGGATGATTTTAatgtaacaataaataaatcgaCGGGCTATGCACCATGGGTGCTaatgtatggtgaaaatcggcgTCTGAATGCTACAAACCAACTGTTAACTGATGTGTCATCTTCACAGCAAAAAGCTCTCGATATTAAAACCATTAACAGTAATGTAAATGATCGATTGAAGAAAATTACTGAGAAGTCAGCAGAAAGTTTTAATAAGAAGCGTGTTAAAGCAGTGCCATACTCTCGAGGAGATAAAGTTGCTATAGAAAATAGTCAGTtggcatatggtggcaaattaAAACCCAAATATCAGGGCCCGTTCGAAGTCATTAATTGCCTGCAAAATGAGAGATATGTCTTGAGACGAGCAGGAAAGCAAGGCAGAACCACGGTAGCAGCGCACGAGCAATTGCGCGCGTGGCCAGATGAGTGCACATAGGCTGTGGCTATTG is drawn from Anthonomus grandis grandis chromosome 1, icAntGran1.3, whole genome shotgun sequence and contains these coding sequences:
- the LOC126733893 gene encoding uncharacterized protein LOC126733893 codes for the protein MADEEQRESCESDRAGTSSSAIIGGSDSASINNQMMLMFKMQQESNSNFQSQIMQILSTMANAQATQAEAALQSSVEQAHVQSVAVVGPGPKVMAAAASSQICLTIFDPDDTPFTMVEWMDDVSRIQAELRISDTVTVLKAGHALRGRAARFYRHWKPIVRDWASFRRDFEVAFPEKGTPATQLRACLAIMSNNFDSLVEYGNAKLLAIRRFYADFPWRIVLSLVEHDIQSAEVKNRICLQSPECDADLLKLLAVCDAAKLSEVNRVRESRKRPNNSREDHPAFHGKCRQCHRFGHKQIDCKQGIVSNMEKPLPGPSGANINYPSRDQTKTVMLNTCTYCQKKGHSEDTCYKKNGFPKRVMLSQNTRFVQSPPLATLTNDSTITSISYLVDTGADVSILHEKVAKKLNLKIQPSNQCLAGIGKSIMKAIGRSTAIMFTPTMTLEMDFLVVPDGSIPGGDVDALIGLDVLKRPGVKVEVNENSVDIVYDPLSMSRICTVRTFDESRLDLSELDEPLSNAIKTLLQQAINQTPPAVTTGKLIITLRDPQPVAYKPRHLSYGERLQVKQIIQEQLDTGIIRVSESAYASPIVLVKKRNGDTRLCVDYREVNKQVVRNNYPLPRIQDQIDALSKAKYFCTLDMKSGFYQIEVEEKSKHITAFVTPDGLYEYNRMPFGFVTSPPTYQKAIDKALGLLKDDIAFVYIDDVLCPARTTEEGFNNLRLVVDTLSKSGFVLNLEKCSFF